In Methanobacterium bryantii, the following proteins share a genomic window:
- a CDS encoding polysaccharide pyruvyl transferase family protein, translating to MGIKRIGLLHGAILNGGDYLICKRGTKLLNKYLGSKFELVHIKRWKPFKGNFDALIILGGPIISRNMHVHSMRIKEYLDDKKIPVVALGIGVSGEPYGDIDEYFTDESLNFWRDIYESSNLISVRDEQTYSLLKHLGIDARLTGCPALFDLDNIGFNNEFNIKKGEKLKVSLTIPNIKMDIHSFTDILFTFKDFLLILFFISYVKMVFKFNKIDNESYLVLQHGFNSMINLICAYSNLFGIKRVDASKRSLDEIKEIKFSDIHIGTRLHCNIHFLSNGKPSYLFNVDNRTSAFLKTINNDFNINFSFSGIIELVKLVSKELKDVTLVKNRVIKSDKTITNYFKEMSMFLLDVEKFMDSTYGEVQAIPEEDSIIKTSTSASQKITEKP from the coding sequence ATGGGCATTAAAAGAATAGGTTTATTACATGGTGCAATTTTAAATGGGGGAGATTATTTAATATGTAAGAGGGGCACTAAACTATTAAATAAATATTTGGGTTCTAAATTTGAATTGGTACATATTAAAAGATGGAAACCATTTAAAGGTAATTTTGATGCCTTGATAATTTTGGGCGGCCCTATTATTTCCAGGAATATGCATGTGCACTCCATGAGGATTAAAGAATATCTTGATGATAAAAAAATACCGGTTGTAGCTTTAGGTATTGGTGTATCTGGTGAACCTTATGGGGACATCGACGAATATTTCACTGATGAATCATTGAATTTTTGGAGAGATATATATGAAAGTTCTAATTTGATTTCAGTCAGGGATGAACAGACTTATTCGTTGTTAAAACACTTGGGTATTGATGCTAGGCTAACTGGTTGTCCTGCATTATTTGATTTAGATAATATAGGGTTTAATAATGAATTTAATATTAAAAAAGGAGAAAAGTTAAAAGTCTCTTTGACCATTCCCAACATTAAAATGGATATACATTCATTTACTGATATTTTATTTACCTTTAAAGATTTTTTATTGATCCTGTTTTTCATTTCTTACGTGAAAATGGTCTTTAAATTTAACAAAATTGACAATGAAAGCTACTTAGTTTTGCAACATGGATTTAATTCAATGATTAATCTAATCTGTGCATACAGTAATTTATTTGGAATTAAAAGGGTAGATGCTTCAAAGAGAAGTTTAGATGAGATAAAAGAGATTAAATTTTCAGATATCCATATTGGAACTCGTCTTCACTGTAATATTCATTTTTTATCTAATGGAAAACCTTCTTATCTTTTTAATGTAGATAACAGGACAAGTGCCTTCCTGAAAACTATTAATAATGACTTTAATATTAATTTTTCTTTTTCAGGAATCATTGAATTGGTAAAGTTGGTCTCAAAAGAATTAAAAGATGTCACATTAGTTAAAAATAGGGTTATTAAATCTGATAAAACAATTACTAATTATTTTAAGGAAATGAGTATGTTTTTACTGGATGTAGAAAAATTCATGGATTCAACATATGGTGAAGTACAGGCCATTCCTGAGGAGGACAGTATCATTAAAACCTCCACCTCTGCATCACAAAAAATTACAGAAAAACCTTGA
- a CDS encoding cytidylyltransferase domain-containing protein gives MKILGIIPARGGSKGIKRKNLRILNRKPLIYYQIKNALESKFIDDIVVTSDSDEILNYASSLHVHLRKRPESLADDITTLDPVIYDALEYTELNNKKEYDIVITLQPTSPLMSPVSLDKAIEKFMDENIDTLLPVVDATHLYWKKDNDKLSPDYETRLNRQWLPKKYKEAGAFLITRREFVKKNSRFGKNIDIFILEETEGLDIDTEMDFLIAETAIKRLKITFIVNGNNDIGMGHVYRTLTLADGLLGHDILFIMTDSGKTSINLIKERGYNVINTKKDSLFNLLADINPNIIINDILDTKFDYINKLKDSGFFVVNFEDLGDGSDNAHLVFNALYEKTNPNPNHRFGYEYECLNEKFLLNEPIKFKKVPKTLLTTFGGVDQCNMTSKLLNLSSEIFNQTPLEKIIVILGGGYKHNIDLYQIDSRIEIHQQVDNMPELMKKADIAVTSNGRTIYELTSMGIPTISIAQNDRETLHLFARYNKGIKYLGISCTVTDEDILNSIKAISYDANLRGKMYHKQLKSSAVIKNGLTKIIDEISSNYWKWKHEKNQN, from the coding sequence ATGAAGATACTAGGAATAATACCCGCAAGGGGCGGAAGTAAAGGCATTAAAAGAAAAAATTTAAGGATACTCAATAGAAAACCACTGATTTATTATCAAATTAAAAATGCTCTTGAAAGTAAGTTCATCGATGACATAGTCGTTACTTCAGATAGTGACGAAATTTTAAATTATGCATCCAGTTTACATGTTCATTTAAGAAAACGCCCTGAATCGTTAGCAGATGATATTACCACTTTAGATCCAGTAATATATGATGCTTTAGAATATACAGAACTTAACAATAAAAAGGAATATGACATTGTAATAACACTTCAACCAACTTCACCATTAATGTCACCAGTATCTTTAGATAAAGCTATTGAAAAGTTTATGGATGAAAACATAGATACTCTCCTGCCTGTAGTTGATGCTACACACCTTTACTGGAAAAAAGATAACGATAAGTTATCTCCAGATTACGAAACTAGACTAAACAGACAGTGGCTTCCTAAAAAATATAAAGAGGCAGGAGCTTTTCTAATAACCAGAAGAGAATTTGTCAAAAAAAATTCAAGATTTGGTAAAAATATTGATATCTTTATTTTAGAAGAAACAGAAGGGCTGGACATTGATACAGAAATGGATTTTTTAATTGCAGAGACTGCCATAAAACGTTTGAAAATTACATTTATTGTTAATGGAAATAATGATATAGGGATGGGCCATGTTTACAGGACTTTAACACTTGCCGATGGACTTTTAGGCCATGATATACTATTTATAATGACAGATAGTGGTAAAACATCAATTAATTTAATTAAAGAAAGAGGATATAATGTTATAAATACCAAAAAAGATTCACTATTTAACTTATTAGCTGATATAAATCCAAATATAATAATTAATGATATTTTAGATACCAAGTTTGATTACATTAATAAGTTAAAGGACTCTGGATTTTTTGTAGTTAATTTTGAGGATTTAGGAGATGGATCAGATAACGCCCACTTGGTATTTAATGCATTATATGAAAAAACCAATCCTAATCCAAACCATAGATTTGGATACGAATATGAATGTTTAAACGAAAAATTCCTTTTAAATGAACCTATTAAATTTAAAAAGGTTCCAAAAACATTGCTTACAACTTTCGGCGGTGTAGATCAATGCAATATGACTTCAAAGTTATTAAATTTAAGTTCTGAAATATTTAATCAAACTCCTTTAGAGAAAATAATCGTTATTTTAGGAGGGGGCTACAAACATAATATCGATCTATATCAAATAGATTCACGTATTGAAATCCATCAACAAGTTGATAATATGCCTGAATTAATGAAAAAAGCTGATATTGCAGTAACATCCAACGGCAGAACTATCTATGAACTGACATCCATGGGTATCCCCACCATAAGTATTGCACAAAATGATAGAGAAACACTTCATTTATTTGCACGTTATAATAAAGGAATTAAATACTTAGGAATATCATGTACCGTTACTGATGAAGATATACTAAATTCTATAAAGGCCATTTCATACGATGCCAATTTAAGAGGGAAAATGTACCATAAGCAGCTCAAGTCATCTGCAGTAATAAAAAATGGACTGACTAAAATTATCGATGAGATTTCTTCAAATTACTGGAAGTGGAAACATGAAAAAAATCAAAATTAA
- a CDS encoding glycosyltransferase family 39 protein produces MDSAKNKHKPAFTNLNKIYRNPLFILTIITVGITSYILYVQTKIGVPYWDVFNYLNNALYFAGIGKGSALYLPPVVPLLTSLFFKTGYVSINAIFILDSILLVIGVIGLYLLLNMRFNEIQSFTGSIIFISFPVVLSWVAAGGIDIPGVSFSIWAIYLTVLGVKKDSKFLYFVIPIIMLAFLTRYTAGLIVLPIVLYSIINIRKIQKIKKVILGISLEIAVLLAAFIYYLIHLGAIKTFYNLLMNITTSSTTGVGDVAYNPSVWYYLQNIPNYISVGPIQGTYQQILNPSMGVPSILSYITILIASIGIILYINSILSSKLNSNKLKISRNKLIEIIVLIVLVIGFAAAFNNVSYVINEVILFGICCILYMLLRNQKTKNLDMDLMFFSWFGAYLIFQSILGMKVDRYFITMAPALVYFIILGLSEFINKINPKIKNKNLKSWGIYSIIALIFLSSAAVTYIGHTPKKTFTVDIGDASNWIKEHDPDYKNKIIYSDYPPAVSWYLKKQVNGAYTRLYSNSEEFSKRLQKKDAYYYIDSLSAPKPDLDGYHIVKTFGTVAVYEKY; encoded by the coding sequence TGCACTCTACTTTGCAGGTATAGGAAAAGGCAGTGCACTCTACCTTCCACCAGTTGTACCCCTTTTAACATCTCTTTTTTTTAAAACAGGATATGTTTCCATCAATGCTATTTTTATTTTAGATAGTATACTGCTTGTAATTGGAGTAATTGGACTATATTTATTATTAAACATGCGGTTTAATGAAATTCAAAGCTTTACTGGCAGCATAATATTTATATCGTTTCCAGTTGTACTGTCGTGGGTTGCTGCAGGCGGCATAGATATTCCCGGAGTTTCTTTTTCAATATGGGCAATTTATTTAACTGTTTTAGGTGTTAAAAAGGATTCAAAATTTTTATACTTTGTCATACCCATTATCATGTTAGCATTCCTTACAAGGTACACTGCGGGCCTCATAGTTCTCCCAATAGTACTTTATTCCATCATCAATATACGAAAAATACAAAAAATTAAAAAAGTTATTTTAGGTATTTCGTTAGAGATTGCAGTACTGCTTGCTGCGTTTATATATTATTTAATACATTTAGGGGCTATAAAAACTTTTTATAACCTGTTAATGAATATTACTACCTCTTCAACTACAGGAGTAGGGGACGTTGCATATAACCCCAGCGTATGGTATTATCTCCAAAACATACCGAATTATATCTCAGTAGGCCCCATCCAGGGCACTTATCAACAAATATTAAATCCTTCCATGGGCGTTCCATCCATATTGTCATATATAACTATATTAATTGCTTCTATTGGGATTATATTATATATAAACTCTATTTTAAGCTCTAAACTTAACTCAAATAAATTAAAGATAAGCAGAAATAAATTAATAGAAATTATAGTGCTGATTGTTCTGGTTATTGGATTTGCCGCTGCTTTTAATAATGTATCCTATGTTATAAATGAGGTAATTCTCTTTGGAATATGTTGTATTTTGTATATGCTTTTGAGGAACCAAAAAACCAAAAATCTGGATATGGATTTAATGTTTTTTTCATGGTTTGGAGCTTATTTAATATTTCAAAGTATTTTAGGAATGAAAGTGGATAGATATTTTATTACAATGGCCCCTGCACTTGTATATTTCATTATTTTAGGTTTAAGTGAATTTATTAATAAAATAAACCCTAAAATTAAAAATAAAAATTTAAAATCATGGGGTATTTACTCAATAATCGCATTGATATTTTTATCGTCTGCTGCAGTTACTTATATAGGACATACGCCTAAAAAAACGTTTACCGTTGATATAGGAGATGCGAGCAACTGGATTAAAGAACATGATCCCGATTACAAAAACAAAATAATTTATTCAGACTATCCTCCTGCAGTCAGCTGGTATCTCAAAAAACAGGTGAATGGCGCATATACAAGACTTTACAGTAATTCAGAAGAATTTTCGAAACGGCTCCAGAAAAAAGATGCTTATTATTACATTGATTCGCTAAGCGCGCCCAAACCTGATCTTGATGGTTATCATATAGTCAAAACATTTGGAACTGTGGCAGTTTACGAGAAATATTAA